The proteins below are encoded in one region of Chelmon rostratus isolate fCheRos1 chromosome 21, fCheRos1.pri, whole genome shotgun sequence:
- the LOC121625325 gene encoding transmembrane protein 238-like, whose translation MERRYGGVGRCKCSFWFAVAHDILGVFIMMVGVFGGLVIHDLFIYAGAIIIFLSLIWWVFWYSGNIDVPPEELEDDVGLIKLRNRRLSQAVRRMSNRLSSRIGNSFRKTGRSVREGHAGSNRSANNGADVSLSTIYDTTISSSSKELVRESLSL comes from the coding sequence ATGGAGAGAAGGTATGGAGGAGTCGGCCGCTGCAAGTGCTCATTCTGGTTCGCAGTGGCCCACGACATACTCGGCGTCTTCATCATGATGGTGGGGGTGTTTGGAGGCCTGGTCATCCACGACTTGTTTATCTACGCGGGGGCTatcatcatcttcctcagcCTGATCTGGTGGGTGTTCTGGTACTCCGGGAACATCGACGTGCCACccgaggagctggaggacgaCGTGGGCCTGATCAAGCTGAGGAACCGCAGACTCAGCCAGGCGGTGAGGCGCATGTCTAACCGCCTCTCCAGCAGGATCGGGAACTCTTTCAGAAAGACTGGCCGGTCCGTCAGGGAGGGCCACGCAGGCAGCAACAGATCTGCAAACAACGGTGCGGATGTGTCGCTCTCCACCATCTATGATACCACCATCAGCTCCTCGTCGAAGGAACTAGTGAGAGagtcattgtcattgtga